The genomic interval TCTGATGGAGTTCCGTCGTGCCGATCGTGGCCGGTTCCAGCAATGGACTGGCCACTTCCGGGTGCGGTGCGGCCTGCGTGCGCGGGGCATCGCCCCGATCATCCGCCGAGACCGAGGGGCAGCCTGTCACCAGGACCAGCAGCCAGGCCCAGTTCAACCAGCGTTTGCCCACGTGCTTCCTCCTCGACGCTCCGAGAATCGATGATGCCTCCGACCGGTCCATGTTCCAACCTGAGCCAGGACGGGTCAAGCGGCA from Candidatus Sericytochromatia bacterium carries:
- a CDS encoding rhodanese-like domain-containing protein; translation: MGKRWLNWAWLLVLVTGCPSVSADDRGDAPRTQAAPHPEVASPLLEPATIGTTELHQKRQSVQDWLIVDVRSREAFDMEHLPGAISVPYSQIDQRLKDLPRDRQIVLYCA